The following proteins come from a genomic window of Gemmatimonadales bacterium:
- a CDS encoding acyl-CoA dehydrogenase family protein produces MSPLTQVAAPDGRELIARTRRIATEVAAKYAADVDAKARFPTETFAALREARILSALVPVELGGSGASMRDLVEMCMILGQSCGSSAMVLAMHHIQVACVVRHARSSAFFEGYLRELVEKQILMASITSEVGIGGDTRSSICAIERANGRFRLVKDATTVSYGAEAEDLLVTCRRAADAAPSDQILVLVRPENYKLTLKGKWDTLGMRGTCSPPFEIESEGPEEQIIPGSFADSSAESMVPYSHILWSALWTGIATDAVNRAAAYVRAAARKKPGTIPPTATRLAEVSVMLQAMRSNVTAAAADFDALNDDREALGTMAWALRFNNLKIGSSEAAPAIVHKALQIIGIMGYKNDSPFSVGRHYRDTLSGALMVGNERILAKSASMLLVAKGEQG; encoded by the coding sequence ATGTCACCGCTGACCCAAGTCGCCGCCCCCGACGGCCGCGAGCTCATCGCCCGGACCCGTCGCATCGCCACCGAAGTGGCCGCCAAGTACGCGGCCGACGTCGATGCCAAGGCCCGCTTCCCCACCGAGACCTTTGCCGCGCTGCGCGAGGCCCGCATCCTCTCCGCGCTTGTGCCCGTCGAGCTCGGCGGATCCGGCGCCTCGATGCGTGACCTCGTCGAGATGTGCATGATCCTCGGCCAGTCGTGCGGCTCAAGCGCGATGGTCCTCGCGATGCACCACATCCAGGTGGCCTGCGTGGTCCGCCACGCGCGGTCGTCCGCATTCTTCGAGGGCTACCTCCGGGAACTGGTCGAGAAGCAGATCTTGATGGCCTCGATCACCTCCGAAGTTGGCATCGGTGGCGACACCCGTTCGAGCATCTGCGCCATCGAGCGCGCCAATGGCCGCTTCAGGCTCGTCAAGGACGCCACCACCGTTTCGTACGGCGCCGAGGCCGAGGACCTCCTGGTCACCTGCCGCCGGGCCGCCGATGCGGCCCCCAGCGACCAGATCCTGGTGCTGGTCCGGCCGGAGAATTACAAGCTGACCCTGAAGGGGAAGTGGGACACGCTCGGCATGCGCGGCACCTGCAGCCCGCCATTCGAGATCGAGTCCGAGGGCCCCGAAGAACAGATCATCCCCGGTTCCTTCGCCGATTCGTCGGCGGAGTCGATGGTGCCGTACTCGCACATCCTCTGGTCGGCCCTCTGGACCGGCATCGCCACGGACGCGGTGAACCGCGCCGCGGCCTATGTCCGCGCCGCCGCCCGCAAGAAGCCCGGCACCATTCCGCCGACCGCCACGCGGCTGGCCGAGGTGTCGGTGATGCTCCAGGCGATGCGGAGCAACGTCACGGCCGCCGCCGCGGACTTCGACGCCCTCAATGATGATCGCGAGGCGCTCGGCACCATGGCGTGGGCGCTCCGGTTCAACAACCTGAAGATCGGCTCCTCCGAGGCGGCGCCGGCCATTGTCCACAAGGCGCTGCAGATCATCGGCATCATGGGCTACAAGAACGACAGCCCCTTCAGCGTC
- a CDS encoding DUF2306 domain-containing protein — protein MSHSMVSRERPPAKRLPALRWARGTIIWGGFAFLVLFGVLFLIRDSLKYIEWTEAVYRRFWPQRHMLAAHALTASICLVIAPLQFSSRLRNRWPMVHRTIGWTYIVGALASGALTFRLGFFSSCRLCVPPFVIWSALFFIVTALGVLMAVRRQFDAHRQFMIRSWVLMNGFVFVRLDTYFPYPFPTGEGIERPAMLIWAVWVVPLLLTEMFLNWSPLVRRSLAASRKARV, from the coding sequence ATGTCCCACTCGATGGTTAGCCGCGAACGCCCACCTGCGAAGCGCCTTCCTGCGCTCCGCTGGGCTCGTGGTACGATCATCTGGGGCGGGTTCGCCTTCCTGGTGCTGTTCGGGGTCCTCTTCCTCATCCGGGACTCGCTGAAATACATCGAGTGGACCGAGGCGGTCTACCGGCGCTTCTGGCCTCAGCGTCACATGCTGGCGGCCCACGCCCTGACCGCAAGTATCTGCCTGGTCATTGCACCGCTGCAGTTCAGCTCCCGCCTCCGGAACCGATGGCCCATGGTCCACCGGACCATCGGGTGGACCTATATCGTCGGTGCGCTTGCATCGGGGGCGCTGACCTTCCGGCTCGGCTTCTTCAGCTCCTGCCGGTTGTGTGTTCCACCCTTCGTCATCTGGTCGGCACTCTTCTTCATCGTGACGGCGCTCGGGGTCCTGATGGCGGTGCGGCGGCAGTTCGACGCCCACCGGCAGTTCATGATCCGAAGCTGGGTACTGATGAACGGTTTCGTGTTTGTGCGGCTCGACACCTACTTTCCCTATCCCTTCCCGACCGGCGAGGGAATCGAGCGTCCGGCCATGCTTATCTGGGCCGTCTGGGTGGTGCCGCTCCTGCTGACCGAGATGTTCCTGAACTGGTCTCCGCTGGTGCGCCGTTCGCTCGCCGCCTCTAGGAAGGCGAGGGTATAG